In Flavobacteriales bacterium, the following proteins share a genomic window:
- a CDS encoding rhodanese-like domain-containing protein, which translates to MNYRNIDSAAFEAGMNSEGAVIIDVRTPGEWYEGVIPGALLIKVMDPSFADRVNEMDREKSYYVYCRSGNRSGMVASFMAQRGFTQVYNLQDGIMSWTGPIGQPA; encoded by the coding sequence ATGAATTATAGGAACATAGATTCGGCCGCCTTTGAGGCCGGTATGAATAGCGAGGGCGCGGTCATTATTGATGTCCGCACTCCGGGAGAATGGTATGAAGGGGTGATTCCGGGCGCATTGCTCATCAAAGTCATGGATCCGAGTTTTGCAGACCGAGTAAATGAGATGGACCGCGAAAAGAGCTACTACGTGTACTGCCGCAGCGGTAATCGCAGCGGAATGGTAGCTAGTTTCATGGCGCAACGAGGATTTACGCAGGTTTATAACCTTCAGGATGGTATCATGTCCTGGACTGGCCCTATTGGTCAGCCGGCCTAA